From Streptomyces chrestomyceticus JCM 4735, one genomic window encodes:
- a CDS encoding branched-chain amino acid ABC transporter substrate-binding protein: MLILTTAVTAGALTLSACGSRGDDKKGGEGSKTSVTIGLDAPITGELSALGLGIRNSAQLAVDNANKAGEVKGVEFKLEPLDDKAQANVGQQNATKLAGDKDVLGIVGPLNSSVAQSMQQVAQQNGVALISPANTTPDLTQGKDWKQNKRVRQFSTYFRTATTDEVQGAFDGQFAWEKAKFKNAYVIDDQKTYGAGLAASFRTQFTKLGGKVVGSEHVNPEDRDFKAVVAKVKAAKPDVVFYGGEYPASGPLSQQLKDGGVTVPLMGGDGMYSADYIKLNKKAQGDYASSVGKPVEQLASAKKFIEDYQAAGYKDRYEAYGGSTYDATWALIQAVKKVVADNGGKLPADARKKVVEAMNQVSFDGVTGHVSFDKYGDTTNTMITAYQVDQGKWVARFSAEFKKFDKAGKS; the protein is encoded by the coding sequence TTGCTCATACTCACCACCGCGGTCACCGCAGGCGCCCTCACACTCTCCGCATGCGGCTCCCGCGGCGACGACAAGAAGGGCGGCGAGGGGTCCAAGACGTCCGTGACCATCGGACTGGACGCCCCGATCACCGGCGAGCTCTCCGCCCTCGGCCTCGGCATCCGCAACTCCGCCCAGCTCGCCGTCGACAACGCCAACAAGGCAGGCGAGGTCAAGGGCGTCGAGTTCAAGCTCGAACCGCTCGACGACAAGGCGCAGGCCAACGTCGGCCAGCAGAACGCCACCAAGCTCGCCGGCGACAAGGACGTCCTGGGCATCGTCGGCCCGCTGAACTCCAGCGTCGCCCAGTCCATGCAGCAGGTCGCCCAGCAGAACGGCGTGGCGCTGATCTCCCCCGCCAACACCACCCCGGACCTCACCCAGGGCAAGGACTGGAAGCAGAACAAGCGCGTGCGGCAGTTCTCCACCTACTTCCGCACGGCCACCACCGACGAGGTGCAGGGCGCCTTCGACGGCCAGTTCGCCTGGGAGAAGGCGAAGTTCAAGAACGCCTACGTGATCGACGACCAGAAGACCTACGGCGCCGGTCTCGCCGCCTCCTTCCGCACCCAGTTCACCAAACTGGGCGGCAAGGTCGTCGGCTCCGAGCACGTCAACCCGGAGGACCGCGACTTCAAGGCCGTCGTCGCCAAGGTCAAGGCGGCCAAGCCGGACGTCGTCTTCTACGGCGGCGAGTACCCCGCGTCCGGGCCGCTGAGCCAGCAGCTCAAGGACGGCGGCGTCACCGTGCCCCTGATGGGCGGCGACGGCATGTACAGCGCCGACTACATCAAGCTCAACAAAAAGGCGCAGGGCGACTACGCCTCCTCCGTCGGCAAGCCCGTCGAACAGCTCGCCTCCGCCAAGAAGTTCATCGAGGACTACCAGGCCGCCGGCTACAAGGACCGCTACGAGGCGTACGGCGGCTCCACCTACGACGCCACCTGGGCCCTGATCCAGGCCGTCAAGAAGGTCGTCGCGGACAACGGCGGCAAGCTGCCGGCGGACGCGCGCAAGAAGGTCGTCGAGGCCATGAACCAGGTCTCCTTCGACGGTGTCACCGGCCACGTCTCCTTCGACAAGTACGGCGACACCACCAACACCATGATCACCGCCTACCAGGTCGACCAGGGCAAGTGGGTCGCCCGCTTCAGCGCCGAGTTCAAGAAGTTCGACAAGGCCGGCAAGAGCTGA
- a CDS encoding FdhF/YdeP family oxidoreductase: protein MAGKPPASDPIQDSPEVTPPEHYAVGLPAIGHALRMSQQQMGVRRTALTLLRVNQKDGFDCPGCAWPEPEHRHTAEFCENGAKAVAEEATLRRVTPDFFAAHPVSDLADRSGYWLGQQGRLTQPMYLAEGADRYVPVSWERAFDIIGEELTALDSPDEAVFYTSGRTSNEAAFLYQLFAREFGTNNLPDCSNMCHESSGSALTETIGIGKGSVLLEDLYKADLIIVAGQNPGTNHPRMLSALEQAKAGGAKIISINPLPEAGLERFKNPQSPRGLAGRGTALTDLFLQVRLGGDQALFRALNRLVLETEGAVDTEFVEEHTHGFEEFAAAARADDDWDATLAATGLTRAEIERALEMVLASRRTIVCWAMGLTQHKHSVPTIQEVVNFLLLRGNIGRPGAGVCPVRGHSNVQGDRTMGIFERPAPAFLDALEKEFGFAPPREHGYDVVRAIRALRDGDAKVFFAMGGNFVSATPDTDVTEAAVRRARLTVHVSTKLNRSHVVTGARALILPTLGRTERDVQAGGEQFVTVEDSMGMVHASRGRLAPASPHLLSEPAIVARLARRALGPDSRTPWEEFEKDYGAIRDRIARVVPGFEDFNAKVARPGGFALPHAPRDSRSFPTATGKANFTAAPVEYPHLPEGRLLLQTLRSHDQYNTTVYGLDDRYRGIKNGRRVVLVNPEDARALDLADGSYTDLVSEWTDGTERRAPGFRVVHYPTARGCAAAYYPETNVLVPLDHTADTSNTPASKSLVVRLEPVAPRT from the coding sequence ATGGCAGGCAAGCCGCCCGCTTCGGACCCGATCCAGGACTCGCCCGAGGTCACGCCGCCCGAGCACTATGCCGTCGGCCTGCCGGCCATCGGCCACGCGCTGCGCATGTCCCAGCAGCAGATGGGCGTGCGCCGCACGGCCCTGACGCTGCTCCGCGTCAACCAGAAGGACGGCTTCGACTGCCCCGGCTGCGCCTGGCCCGAGCCCGAGCACCGGCACACGGCCGAGTTCTGCGAGAACGGCGCCAAGGCCGTGGCCGAGGAGGCCACGCTGCGCCGTGTCACGCCCGACTTCTTCGCCGCCCACCCGGTCTCCGACCTCGCGGACCGCAGCGGCTACTGGCTCGGCCAGCAGGGCCGCCTGACCCAGCCGATGTATCTGGCCGAGGGCGCCGACCGGTACGTACCGGTGTCCTGGGAGCGGGCCTTCGACATCATCGGCGAGGAGCTGACCGCGCTCGACTCCCCCGACGAGGCCGTCTTCTACACCTCCGGCCGTACGAGCAACGAGGCCGCCTTCCTCTACCAGCTCTTCGCCCGTGAGTTCGGCACGAACAACCTGCCCGACTGCTCGAACATGTGCCACGAGTCGTCCGGCTCCGCGCTCACGGAGACCATCGGCATCGGCAAGGGCAGCGTCCTGCTGGAGGACCTGTACAAGGCCGACCTGATCATCGTCGCGGGGCAGAACCCGGGCACCAACCACCCCCGGATGCTCTCCGCCCTGGAGCAGGCCAAGGCCGGCGGCGCGAAGATCATCTCGATCAACCCGCTGCCCGAGGCGGGCCTGGAGCGCTTCAAGAACCCGCAGAGCCCGCGCGGCCTCGCCGGGCGCGGCACGGCCCTGACCGACCTGTTCCTCCAGGTGCGCCTCGGCGGCGACCAGGCCCTCTTCCGCGCGCTGAACCGGCTCGTCCTGGAGACCGAGGGCGCCGTCGACACCGAGTTCGTCGAGGAGCACACCCACGGCTTCGAGGAGTTCGCCGCGGCGGCCCGCGCAGACGACGACTGGGACGCGACGCTCGCCGCCACGGGCCTGACCCGCGCGGAGATCGAGCGCGCGCTGGAGATGGTCCTGGCATCGCGCCGCACGATCGTCTGCTGGGCGATGGGCCTGACCCAGCACAAGCACTCCGTCCCCACCATCCAGGAAGTCGTCAACTTCCTGCTGCTGCGCGGCAACATCGGCCGCCCCGGCGCGGGCGTGTGCCCGGTGCGCGGCCACAGCAACGTGCAGGGCGACCGCACGATGGGCATCTTCGAGCGCCCCGCACCCGCCTTCCTGGACGCCCTGGAGAAGGAGTTCGGCTTCGCCCCGCCCCGCGAGCACGGCTACGACGTCGTACGGGCCATCCGCGCGCTGCGCGACGGCGACGCCAAGGTCTTCTTCGCGATGGGCGGCAACTTCGTCTCCGCCACTCCCGACACGGACGTCACCGAGGCCGCCGTACGCCGCGCCCGGCTGACCGTCCACGTCTCCACCAAGCTCAACCGCTCGCACGTCGTCACCGGCGCCCGCGCCCTGATCCTGCCCACCCTGGGCCGCACGGAGCGCGACGTGCAGGCGGGCGGCGAGCAGTTCGTGACCGTCGAGGACTCCATGGGCATGGTGCACGCCTCGCGCGGCCGCCTCGCGCCCGCCAGCCCCCACCTGCTCTCCGAGCCCGCCATCGTGGCGCGTCTCGCGCGCCGCGCCCTCGGGCCGGACAGCCGCACGCCCTGGGAGGAATTCGAGAAGGACTACGGCGCGATCCGTGACCGGATCGCCCGAGTCGTCCCCGGCTTCGAGGACTTCAACGCCAAGGTGGCCCGCCCCGGCGGCTTCGCCCTCCCGCACGCCCCACGCGACAGCCGCAGCTTCCCCACGGCCACCGGCAAGGCCAACTTCACGGCCGCGCCCGTGGAATACCCGCACCTGCCCGAAGGCCGGCTGCTCCTCCAGACGCTGCGCTCGCACGACCAGTACAACACCACCGTCTACGGCCTCGACGACCGTTACCGCGGCATCAAGAACGGCCGCCGCGTCGTCCTGGTCAACCCCGAGGACGCCCGCGCGCTCGACCTGGCCGACGGCTCGTACACGGACCTCGTCAGCGAATGGACCGACGGTACGGAGCGGCGCGCGCCCGGCTTCCGCGTCGTCCACTACCCGACGGCGCGCGGCTGCGCGGCGGCGTACTACCCGGAGACCAACGTCCTGGTGCCGCTCGACCACACCGCCGACACCAGCAACACCCCCGCATCGAAGTCGCTGGTGGTCCGCCTGGAGCCGGTGGCGCCGCGGACCTGA
- a CDS encoding ABC transporter ATP-binding protein — protein sequence MTTPPLLQVEDLRVAYGKIEAVKGISFTVEAGQVVTLIGTNGAGKTTTLRTLSGLLKPLTGKITFDGAPLTGVPAHKIVERGLAHSPEGRRLFPRLTIAENLKLGAFLRKDADGIEADIRRVYQLFPILGERSRQASGTLSGGEQQMLAMGRALMSRPKLLMLDEPSMGLSPIMMQKIMDTIRELRAQGTTILLVEQNAQAALSLADHGHVMETGTVVLSGTGQELLHDESVRKAYLGED from the coding sequence ATGACCACACCCCCGCTCCTCCAGGTCGAGGACCTGCGCGTCGCCTACGGCAAGATCGAAGCCGTCAAAGGCATCTCCTTCACCGTCGAGGCCGGCCAGGTCGTCACCCTCATCGGCACCAACGGCGCCGGCAAGACCACCACCCTGCGCACCCTCTCCGGCCTCCTCAAACCCCTCACCGGGAAGATCACCTTCGACGGCGCGCCGCTCACCGGCGTCCCCGCCCACAAGATCGTCGAACGCGGCCTGGCCCACTCGCCCGAAGGCCGCCGCCTCTTCCCCCGCCTGACCATCGCCGAAAACCTCAAGCTCGGCGCGTTCCTGCGCAAGGACGCGGACGGCATCGAGGCCGACATCCGGCGCGTCTACCAGCTCTTCCCCATCCTCGGCGAACGCAGCCGCCAGGCCTCCGGCACCCTCTCCGGCGGCGAACAGCAGATGCTCGCCATGGGCCGCGCCCTGATGTCCCGCCCCAAACTGCTGATGCTGGACGAACCCTCCATGGGCCTGTCCCCCATCATGATGCAGAAGATCATGGACACCATCCGCGAACTGCGCGCCCAGGGCACCACCATCCTCTTGGTCGAACAGAACGCCCAGGCCGCGCTCTCCCTCGCCGACCACGGCCACGTCATGGAGACCGGCACCGTCGTCCTCTCCGGCACCGGGCAGGAACTCCTGCACGACGAGTCCGTACGGAAGGCATACCTGGGCGAGGACTGA
- a CDS encoding ANTAR domain-containing response regulator — protein MSAAEPEQPVAEDDQSHVPPQTTRVVIAEDEALIRLDLKEMLEEEGYTVVGEAGDGAKAVELAREHRPDLVILDVKMPILDGISAAEQIAEESIAPVLMLTAFSQRELVERARDAGAMAYLVKPFSKSDVVPAIEMAVSRFTELKTLEKEVADLTQRLETRKLVDRAKSVLQTQYGLTEPAAFRWIQKTSMDRRLSMQQVAEAVIEDAEEKKQQKEKEKKGKDGE, from the coding sequence GTGAGCGCCGCCGAGCCCGAGCAGCCCGTCGCCGAGGACGATCAGTCGCATGTCCCGCCGCAGACGACCCGTGTGGTCATCGCCGAGGACGAGGCCCTCATCCGTCTCGATCTCAAGGAGATGCTGGAGGAGGAGGGGTACACCGTCGTCGGCGAGGCCGGGGACGGGGCGAAAGCCGTGGAGCTGGCCCGGGAGCACCGGCCGGACCTGGTGATCCTGGACGTGAAGATGCCGATCCTCGACGGGATCTCCGCCGCTGAGCAGATCGCCGAGGAGAGCATCGCCCCGGTGCTGATGCTCACCGCGTTCTCGCAGCGCGAACTGGTGGAGCGGGCGCGGGACGCCGGGGCCATGGCGTACCTCGTCAAGCCGTTCAGCAAGAGTGACGTGGTGCCGGCGATCGAGATGGCGGTGAGCCGTTTCACGGAGCTGAAGACGCTGGAGAAGGAGGTCGCCGACCTCACCCAGCGGCTGGAGACCCGCAAGCTGGTGGACCGGGCGAAGAGCGTGCTGCAGACGCAGTACGGGCTGACCGAGCCGGCCGCCTTCCGCTGGATCCAGAAGACGTCGATGGACCGCCGGCTGTCCATGCAGCAGGTCGCCGAGGCGGTCATCGAGGACGCCGAGGAGAAGAAGCAGCAGAAGGAGAAGGAGAAGAAGGGCAAGGACGGCGAGTAG
- a CDS encoding branched-chain amino acid ABC transporter permease produces MTTTTPAGGGNGTGKTAGTTTRRPPGVLPLPERGALLGTAAAALATAASTALPWTWSSDFPGDLTYYGSPAGLQLITLAGGILTLLFALAGLGVRGFSWLTPAGRTAPVLFAALATLAATWFTLAAIAVQLGGLVNLEAGGYIAGAAALATFLGALGLPADRLAPAGRETAPAPGAWQRFTGALASVPPRAPARPLPSWGEILIIAAAFGAGLYVFTYGIDAEDGAPFVGYLIFVALAAPALIRAGLVRRLTEITARHRGVALAAAFIAAACFPFTQDTDQYTIIGANILIFATVALGLNVVVGLAGLLDLGYVAFLGVGAYAAALVSGSPESALGLHFPFWAALLTGAAASLAFGVLIGAPTLRLRGDYLAIVTLGFGEIFRIAMLNLNGTTGPDVTNGAMGIPNIPNLEIFGFNFGEPHEILGFTIATYGNYYLLMILVTAVVVLVFRRAAASRIGRAWIAIREDETAAVAMGVNSFRLRLLAFALGAALAGFAGTVHVHVVTTATPEQFQFAGPTPPNSAFLLAAVILGGMGTLSGPLVGAALLFLIPAKLDFLQDYQLFLFGLALVLLMRFRPEGLIPDRRKQLEFHETGQLDVPDTRLPAGDQALGGGTQAKA; encoded by the coding sequence ATGACCACCACCACACCCGCCGGCGGCGGCAACGGCACCGGGAAGACGGCCGGGACCACGACGCGGCGCCCCCCGGGCGTCCTCCCCCTCCCCGAACGCGGCGCCCTCCTCGGCACCGCGGCCGCCGCCCTCGCCACCGCCGCCTCCACCGCCCTGCCCTGGACCTGGAGCAGCGACTTCCCCGGCGACCTCACCTACTACGGCTCTCCCGCCGGCCTCCAGCTCATCACCCTCGCCGGCGGCATCCTCACCCTCCTGTTCGCCCTCGCCGGCCTCGGCGTCCGCGGCTTCAGTTGGCTCACCCCCGCCGGCCGCACCGCCCCCGTCCTGTTCGCCGCCCTCGCCACCCTCGCCGCCACCTGGTTCACCCTCGCGGCCATCGCCGTGCAGCTCGGCGGCCTGGTCAACCTCGAAGCCGGCGGCTACATCGCGGGCGCCGCCGCGCTCGCCACGTTCCTCGGAGCCCTCGGCCTGCCCGCCGACCGCCTTGCCCCGGCGGGCCGGGAGACCGCCCCGGCACCCGGCGCCTGGCAGCGCTTCACGGGCGCGCTCGCCTCCGTACCGCCGCGCGCACCCGCACGGCCGCTGCCCTCCTGGGGCGAGATCCTGATCATCGCCGCGGCCTTCGGCGCCGGGCTGTACGTCTTCACGTACGGCATCGACGCGGAGGACGGCGCGCCCTTCGTCGGCTACCTGATCTTCGTCGCGCTCGCCGCGCCCGCGCTGATCCGCGCCGGGCTCGTCCGCCGCCTCACGGAGATCACCGCACGGCACCGCGGCGTCGCGCTCGCCGCGGCCTTCATCGCCGCGGCCTGCTTCCCGTTCACCCAGGACACCGACCAGTACACGATCATCGGCGCCAACATCCTGATCTTCGCCACCGTCGCGCTCGGCCTGAACGTCGTCGTCGGTCTCGCCGGCCTCCTCGACCTCGGCTACGTGGCCTTCCTCGGCGTCGGCGCCTACGCGGCCGCCCTCGTCTCCGGCAGCCCCGAATCGGCCCTCGGCCTGCACTTCCCGTTCTGGGCCGCCCTGCTGACCGGCGCCGCCGCCTCCCTCGCCTTCGGCGTGCTGATCGGCGCCCCGACCCTGCGCCTGCGCGGCGACTACCTCGCCATCGTCACGCTCGGCTTCGGCGAGATCTTCCGTATCGCCATGCTCAACCTCAACGGCACCACCGGCCCCGACGTCACCAACGGCGCCATGGGCATCCCCAACATCCCCAACCTGGAGATCTTCGGCTTCAACTTCGGCGAACCCCACGAGATCCTCGGCTTCACCATCGCCACCTACGGCAACTACTACCTCCTGATGATCCTCGTGACCGCCGTCGTCGTCCTGGTCTTCCGCCGGGCCGCCGCCTCCCGCATCGGCCGCGCCTGGATCGCCATCCGGGAGGACGAGACCGCCGCCGTCGCCATGGGCGTCAACAGCTTCCGGCTGCGCCTGCTCGCCTTCGCCCTCGGCGCCGCCCTCGCCGGTTTCGCCGGCACCGTCCACGTGCACGTCGTCACCACCGCCACCCCCGAGCAGTTCCAGTTCGCCGGGCCCACCCCGCCCAACTCCGCGTTCCTGCTCGCCGCCGTCATCCTCGGCGGCATGGGCACTCTCAGCGGCCCCCTCGTCGGCGCGGCCCTGCTCTTCCTCATCCCCGCCAAACTCGACTTCCTCCAGGACTACCAACTGTTCCTGTTCGGCCTCGCCCTCGTCCTGCTCATGCGCTTCCGCCCCGAGGGCCTGATCCCGGACCGCAGGAAGCAGCTCGAATTCCACGAGACCGGCCAGCTCGACGTACCCGACACCCGCCTGCCCGCCGGGGACCAGGCCCTCGGCGGCGGCACCCAGGCGAAGGCGTGA
- a CDS encoding PaaI family thioesterase, which translates to MGEQRATTFPQEIIDQWAGLGLDLAALFSAGHLGTRMSVQVLEAAPERIVGTMPVEGNTQPYGLLHGGASAVLAETLGSVGAMLHGGPTKLAVGVDLNCTHHRGARSGLVTGVATPVHRGRSSATYEVAITDEDGKRVCSARLTCMLRDVDASVYHRG; encoded by the coding sequence ATGGGCGAGCAGCGCGCGACCACGTTTCCGCAGGAGATCATCGACCAGTGGGCCGGCCTCGGCCTGGACCTCGCCGCGCTGTTCTCCGCCGGTCACCTCGGTACGCGCATGAGCGTGCAGGTCCTGGAGGCCGCGCCGGAGCGGATCGTCGGCACCATGCCGGTCGAGGGCAACACCCAGCCGTACGGGCTGCTGCACGGCGGCGCCTCCGCGGTGCTCGCCGAGACCCTCGGCTCGGTCGGCGCGATGCTGCACGGCGGCCCCACCAAGCTGGCGGTCGGCGTCGACCTGAACTGCACCCACCACCGCGGCGCGCGCTCCGGCCTGGTCACCGGCGTCGCCACTCCGGTGCACCGGGGCCGCTCGTCCGCCACGTACGAGGTCGCGATCACCGACGAGGACGGCAAGCGGGTCTGCAGCGCCCGGCTGACCTGCATGCTGCGCGACGTGGACGCGTCGGTGTACCACCGCGGCTGA
- a CDS encoding AfsR/SARP family transcriptional regulator produces MATLRFGLLGPVTSHYGSTPVALGPPQRRAVLTALLLQPGQALTVAALRERVWPGPPPASAISAIHLHIHHLRRTLAQYDTPGRDRPVRLTTHPGHTPENVSYVLHVAPGHVDTDRFRHLADDGADHQERGDHHGALDRFDAALALWRGEPLTGLQPSAFVRTTRRTLTEIHLDTGKRRATALLATGAVSRATLALQDLYDRHPDDESVVLALARALCAGGAESRAMRLIGEELERRHRTDGTRPPALARAHAALLHGTAPYDTVLHDTAVHPTPDRRDGS; encoded by the coding sequence GTGGCAACGCTCCGCTTCGGCCTGCTGGGGCCCGTGACCTCCCACTACGGCAGCACACCCGTCGCACTGGGCCCCCCGCAGCGCAGAGCCGTCCTCACCGCCCTGCTCCTCCAGCCCGGACAGGCCCTCACCGTCGCCGCACTCCGCGAACGCGTCTGGCCCGGCCCGCCCCCCGCGTCGGCGATCTCCGCGATCCACCTGCACATCCACCACCTGCGCCGCACCCTGGCGCAGTACGACACCCCGGGCCGCGACCGCCCGGTACGCCTGACCACCCACCCGGGCCACACCCCGGAGAACGTCAGCTACGTCCTCCACGTCGCCCCCGGCCACGTGGACACCGACCGCTTCCGCCACCTCGCGGACGACGGCGCCGACCACCAGGAGCGAGGCGACCACCACGGCGCCCTCGACCGCTTCGACGCGGCACTGGCCCTGTGGCGCGGCGAACCCCTCACCGGCCTCCAGCCCTCCGCCTTCGTACGCACCACCCGGCGCACCCTCACCGAGATCCACCTCGACACCGGCAAACGCCGGGCCACCGCGCTGCTCGCCACCGGAGCCGTCTCCCGGGCCACCCTCGCCCTCCAGGACCTGTACGACCGGCACCCCGACGACGAGAGCGTCGTCCTCGCGCTGGCCCGCGCCCTGTGCGCGGGCGGAGCGGAGAGCCGCGCCATGCGCCTGATCGGCGAAGAACTCGAACGACGGCACCGCACCGACGGCACCCGGCCACCGGCCCTGGCGCGCGCCCACGCGGCCCTCCTGCACGGCACCGCTCCGTACGACACCGTCCTTCACGACACCGCCGTTCACCCCACCCCGGACCGGCGCGATGGATCTTGA
- a CDS encoding branched-chain amino acid ABC transporter permease, with amino-acid sequence MNELPQQLANGLILGAMYGLIAIGYTMVYGIVQLINFAHGEIFMVGGFGALTVYLVMPSGTSLLLALPLMLLGAVVVSGLVGVAAERFAYRPLRGAPRLAPLITAIGLSIALQQAVWMWYPEGNKARVFPQFKGDSFEILGATVQRGDIFVIVAAPVCMIALGFFVTRTRSGRAMQATAQDPDTAKLMGINTDRIIVLAFAIGAVFAGVAAVAYGLRTGEVQFRMGFILGLKAFTAAVLGGIGNIYGAMLGGLVLGVAEALATGYVEEIPGMQQFGGGAWKDVWAFVLLILVLLLRPQGLLGERVADRA; translated from the coding sequence GTGAACGAACTGCCGCAACAACTGGCCAACGGACTCATCCTCGGCGCGATGTACGGACTCATCGCGATCGGCTACACGATGGTCTACGGCATCGTCCAGCTCATCAACTTCGCACACGGCGAGATCTTCATGGTCGGCGGCTTCGGCGCGCTCACCGTCTACCTCGTCATGCCGTCCGGCACGTCCCTCCTCCTCGCGCTGCCCCTGATGCTCCTCGGAGCCGTCGTCGTCTCCGGACTCGTCGGTGTGGCAGCGGAACGTTTCGCCTATCGGCCGCTGCGCGGCGCGCCCCGCCTCGCGCCCCTGATCACCGCGATCGGCCTGTCCATCGCCCTCCAGCAGGCCGTCTGGATGTGGTACCCCGAGGGCAACAAGGCCCGGGTCTTCCCGCAGTTCAAAGGGGACTCCTTCGAGATCCTGGGCGCCACCGTCCAGCGCGGCGACATCTTCGTGATCGTCGCCGCCCCGGTCTGCATGATCGCCCTCGGCTTCTTCGTCACCCGCACCCGCAGCGGCCGCGCCATGCAGGCCACCGCCCAGGACCCGGACACCGCCAAGCTCATGGGCATCAACACCGACCGGATCATCGTGCTGGCCTTCGCCATCGGAGCGGTCTTCGCGGGCGTCGCCGCCGTCGCCTACGGGCTGCGCACCGGCGAGGTGCAGTTCCGGATGGGCTTCATCCTCGGCCTGAAGGCCTTCACCGCGGCCGTCCTCGGCGGCATCGGCAACATCTACGGCGCCATGCTCGGCGGCCTCGTCCTCGGCGTCGCCGAAGCGCTCGCCACCGGCTACGTCGAGGAGATCCCCGGCATGCAGCAGTTCGGCGGCGGTGCCTGGAAGGACGTCTGGGCCTTCGTCCTCCTCATCCTCGTCCTCCTGCTCAGGCCACAGGGCCTGCTCGGCGAACGCGTCGCGGATCGGGCGTGA
- a CDS encoding ABC transporter ATP-binding protein, translating into MTTSTSTADTVLEAAGVTMRFGGLTAVRGVDLTVRAGEIVGLIGPNGAGKTTFFNCLTGLYVPTEGTVSYRGTRLSRKPHLVTKAGVARTFQNIRLFANMTVLENTLVGRHTRTKEGLWSALLRGPGFRKAERSSEQRAMELLEFTGLAAKRDHLARNLPYGEQRKLEIARALASDPGLLLLDEPTAGMNPQETRATRDLVLAIRDQGTAVLVIEHDMRFIFNLCDRVAVLVQGEKLVEGTSETVQADERVVAAYLGTPFEDAPGAEEAAEVRAAEEQARAAGHAPEDAPRAAPPPGDRPPGDSAPGGPAPEGDAR; encoded by the coding sequence ATGACCACATCCACCAGCACCGCCGACACCGTCCTCGAAGCCGCGGGCGTCACCATGCGCTTCGGCGGCCTGACCGCCGTACGCGGCGTCGACCTGACCGTCCGGGCCGGCGAGATCGTCGGCCTCATCGGCCCCAACGGCGCCGGCAAGACCACCTTCTTCAACTGCCTCACCGGTCTCTACGTCCCCACTGAAGGCACCGTCAGCTACCGGGGCACCCGCCTCTCCCGTAAACCCCACCTCGTCACCAAAGCCGGTGTCGCCCGCACCTTCCAGAACATCCGCCTCTTCGCCAACATGACCGTCCTGGAGAACACCCTCGTCGGCCGCCACACCCGTACCAAGGAAGGACTCTGGTCCGCCCTCCTGCGCGGCCCCGGCTTCCGCAAGGCCGAACGCTCCTCCGAGCAACGCGCCATGGAACTCCTGGAGTTCACCGGCCTCGCCGCCAAACGCGACCACCTCGCCCGCAACCTGCCCTACGGCGAACAGCGCAAGCTGGAGATCGCCCGCGCCCTCGCCAGCGACCCCGGCCTGCTCCTCCTGGACGAACCCACCGCCGGCATGAACCCCCAGGAGACCCGCGCCACCCGCGACCTCGTCCTCGCCATCCGCGACCAGGGCACCGCCGTTCTCGTCATCGAGCACGACATGCGCTTCATCTTCAACCTCTGCGACCGCGTCGCCGTCCTCGTCCAGGGCGAGAAACTCGTCGAAGGCACCTCCGAGACCGTCCAGGCCGACGAACGCGTCGTCGCCGCCTACCTCGGTACGCCCTTCGAGGACGCACCCGGCGCCGAAGAGGCGGCCGAGGTACGGGCCGCGGAGGAACAGGCCCGCGCCGCCGGCCACGCCCCGGAGGACGCCCCCCGCGCCGCTCCCCCGCCCGGGGACCGCCCGCCGGGCGACTCCGCACCCGGCGGCCCCGCCCCGGAAGGAGACGCCCGATGA